The window TAACACTCAATATTATCTATATTTAGTAATACTATGTAAGAACAACTTACCAGTCTCATTCTTGGAGAAACAACGGTTTGATTTGTCATCACAAACTACGTCCTTTTTGCAGCTTTTAGGCTCAGCCTTTTCACATGTGTAGCATTTTAATCCATGTGctgtacagaaatacaaatactgtcGAACACAATTCTGATCTGAGGATCATCATGATGCTGATTTCgacaaaaaagagggaaaaaaatcatcactTTAAACagatctttttgttttaaacattttatgtcCCCACCagtcaaaaaataatgtttcttATTGCAAGCAGACACTCATAACCACAGTTTAGGCCAGCAGAAACATAGATTCTAGGGTTAGGTCCACCATAGGGGATATGTAGCCTGAACGAAGGGAGTGAATGCAGAGGCTGAGAAGGTCTGAAGTGAGTGGCAAGCGCCTAGCTGGGAGAGCCGGTTCCTGTTTATGCAGGCCTTTTATTAACATAGTAACGTGATAATGGGAGGTTGAAGGACAATGGAAGCCGGTGACTAGTTTGATGAAGAAGTTGATTCCTGCTAAGTAGGTCTGGATGGTGGAGGACCATATTTTTTGGATGGAGTGAGCATGGGTGATGAAATTGCAGATGGACATGACGTCCAGAGAGGGAAATGACAGCTGGTAGGTGAAGTGATATGTCTTGAAGCAATTCCAGCCAGTTAGGTAGGCTGAGAGAGTGCTTGGGGTGAGACTGTTAAGGATTGCTTCTTGTGAAGCGTGAGAGTGGTTCGACAGCTGTGGAGCTAGTTGAATATTGTGGCTGAAAACGGTGGGATAGGTGTCGGGTGAAGGTCTGATTCTGGGGCCAAGTGTCTGAATTTCTGGAACGAGAAGCGAGACAATGAGTCAGCAATGCTGTTGTGATGACCAGGAACATGGGCTGCCCGGAGGATGAACTGGTGTTGAGTTGAGAATAAGGTGAGTCTGCGCAGGAACTGTATGATGGCTAAAGAACAAGATCGACCTTTGTTCAGGATCTCTACGACTGCAGTGTTGGAGTGGATAAGTATGGAGTTCCTAGACCATCCGTGCCCCCAAAGAATGGCAGCTATTATGATGGGATACAGCTCGTGAAGTGTGGAGGAAGGAGATCGGGACTCTGAGACGAGGGATTCAACTCTGGGGGCCAAGCGGAGGCGAACCATCTCCCTCCATAGTAGCCACCAAAACCTGTGGAGGGAGCCGCGTCTGTGAAAAGTTGAATGTCCTCGGGCTGGGTGATGAAGTCGTCGTAGAAGAAGGAAATGCCATTCCAAGAAGATAGGAAATGTAGCCACATGCGCATTTCCATTTTGCAGGCATCGTCCAAAATGACCCTATCGTGGAAAGAGGGAATGGCAGGAGCCTTGGACAAAAGGATGGACAAGAAAGATTTAGCTTGAGGAATTATGCGGATGGCGTAATTGAGATGGCCAAGGAGGGCTAACAGCTGGCGTTTGGTGCATCTGTCTGCCAGAAGGTAGTTTGACAGAAGCAGAGAGATGCACTGTATTTTCTCCAAGGGCAGAGATGCTTGGAAGGAAACTGAGTCCAGGGTGATGCCTAGGAACTCAATGGAAGTGCCAGGTCCTGATGTTTTCTCCTCGGAAAGAGGGACGCCGAGTTCAGAGAAAGCGTTAGTGAGCATATTGAGCCCGTGGCGAGGTGGTGAGGAGGGTGGAGTGACGACGAGAAAATCGTCGAGAAGATGGAGAGGGAGCCTGTGGTTGTTCGTAAGGATCCAGCAAAGGGCTTCTGAAAGCGAATCGAAGATCCTAGGACTGCTTTTGCAGCCAAAGGTAAGGCGCACGGAAAAATAATATGCCCCCTTCCAGCAAACACCGAAAAAACACCAGAGGTCAGGATGAATGGACAAAACTTTGAATGCGCTGGTGATGTCTACTTTGGAAAGCCAAGCTCCACGTCCTGCTAGCCGAATGAGAGTGATGGCATGGTCGATGGTTGCGTATTGCATGGAGAAATCCGGGCTGGGAATGACACTGCTGATGCTTGGAGTGTGTGAGCTGTGTGGGGAAGACAGGTCCATAATTAGCCTCTTTTTTCCAGAGTATTTGTGAGTGGCAACACCTATTGGGCTGATGCGGAACAGTGGAAAAGGAGGGATATTGAACGGGCCTATCATGAAACCTTCTTTGACTTCTTTAGCCAACAGAGTGTCGACAGTGTGAGGTTCTGCAAGAGCAGACTGGAGGTTGTGACAGACATATGAATTGTAAGGGAGAACTGCCATACTGGGATGGAAACCGTGTGTGAAGCCatctatgagaaaatgaacaAGCTGTCTATCAGGATGGTTTTGTAGAGCAGTGGCAAGGACATTTACCTTAACTGGGGTGCTGAGGTGCTGTACCAGTTGGTCTGCAGCTGTGGTTGGATTGTGGGGGCAGGTGCTCCTGGCATGCGCACCGCCGCAGAAGGAGCAGACATGCAGGAGGCGGCAGTTGGAAAGAGCGCAGCCCAGGTAGTTGAAATTGTTGCACACCATCCTGCCACCCTGGTAAAGGATCGGCCTTCCGCGTCTGTCGACCCCCTTTGGCATGGGGACATTGACCGAAGGACGTATGTTAACGGGCCAAGGAATGATGGGAGGTGGGGGTGCGGCAGGTGACAGGCGGTTGAAGACTGAGAGGGACGTGTGGGCTGCAAATATGCGGCAGTAGAGTTCGGAGTCGAGGGTGCCCCAGTACGTTCCCTGGTTAAACTGTTGTATTCGGCCAGCTGCCTGGTTGGCGAAGTGCACATGGTAACTGTAGAACCCTGTCCCTCCAAAGCGTAAAGCCATGTCCAGCACAATGGATAGATATTCGTCCAGCTCTGCTCTCCGTATGGGAAAAGCAGAGCAAATAACTTCATGGTAAAGGGAAAAAGCGAAGGCAAATTCTGTGGGGGTTAGATCTTTAGACTGTGAGGGTGAGTGGCGGAGTTGCACGGAGCCGAAGTTTGTCTGCACTTCTCTGATCTGATTAGTGTCGATGACCGATGGCTTAAGGAGCTGGGCTAAATCTATGTAATTACCAGAGAGAATCTGTTGGCGTAGTGCAGGAGAGACAGGAGAAGGGCGATAGACAGATGAAGCTGGCTGCACAGGTGGTGCTGCTGTGGCAAGGGTGAAATTGCTGGcacaataagaaaatacatttggGCGTTGGGGAAGGGATGGGgtggggaaggggaggggagggggaaagGATAGACTAGTTGGAAGTGAAGGAGGGGGTTGGAGATCACCGAGTTGGTTGGCCTGTGGTGGGACCGCTTGAGTTGCTGACTGAGGCTCTCCTGCTGCTGCGGTGGCTATTGCAGAAAAAGGAGGAGCAGAAGCCGTGTGGCTGGGAACGGCTGAAGGAAGGGTAGAGGAAGGGATGACGGAATGAAAGGATGTATGTGCACAGGGATTTTGTGAAGCCTGTGAAGACAGGGATGAAAAGAAAGCTGAAATCATTTGAGAAAATTCAGAAACAGGGGGAGCCGGCACAGGGGGACATACAACCTGGCCCCCACCAGAGGGAGCTGATGGTGTGGGCTGTGGCTGAGGCAGCAACGGCCCGATGACGTCACGGCTGACGACACCGGCGGTGGGTGGCTCAGGTGAGGAAGCCGGAAGTGCGAGAGGTATGGCGTTTGTTGCTGCGTCGATGGAGGCTGAATACAGTCGAAAAAGTGTGGCTTTGTTTGCGTTGCGGTGAAATGGGATGCCCTCGCTCCGCAGGAAACGTTGGAGGCGAGCAACAGTCCAGTGTTTGATGTTGGGCTCGGCTTGAGAACGCGGAGACTGCCGACTCGCAGCTGATGGCGCACCGCGGGTGAAGAGCCAGGAGCTGGGAGCCTAGGCGATGGGGTCAGCTGCCGATGAGGAGAGGGTTGGAGCTGGCTCCTACGACCCTGCCCGTGGCGTCTGATCCTCactgaaggaggagaggaggcttGAGATCTGCGGGTCTCGGCTGTTGGAGTCGGAGAGATCTCGTTGGTGAAGCTTGAACGGTGGAGATGCCGGCGGGTCTGAGGTATGCTGACCACCGACCTCAAGCGACTACGCCGGCATGTTTGGCTGTAATCTGGGTGCTGCTGCGGGTCTGGTGGACCGGTGTCGAACAGATTGTCGAATGTATCGCCGTCTGAATCGGTCGGGTGGATTTGCAGTTCCGGATTCATGGTAGGTAGATGATCtttaccttttgtcttgtttgaatAGACGTTTAGGCGTTTAGGTGACAAGTGCGTTCTGTCTGAGCTCGAGAAATCTGAGACAAACAGGGTAGGACGGGTTGACCCGGCATAAGTGGACTTGGCAGGTGATTAGAGGTGTGGGTGAGGCGTGGTTCTGCTCCCGAACCTAAGTTAACCGGTTAACTAAATTAAAGACAAGAACTGAAAGTGATAAAGTCATCTTTAGTAGCAGATAAAATCTCTCTTGTGTGATATGAATCCAATTTGCCATTTCTGTGtacaaattataaaacaaatattgtgaaaatattGAGGTTTATCATgaaatttattttcttactATAGTTCCTCTAGTTTCTCTACAAGTCTGCAAGAAACACATATGAGTGATCCTATTccaaattatacatttattattatcattatcatttttagaaatgttgcATTGATTTATTTGTCAATGCCACGATGTGTAGGTTTTGAAAATTCATTACTTTGGCACCATCTTGTGACCTTCTGGTGGTAGTGAGTTTAGTGGAAGTGGAAGTGTTTATTACTGAGccccttaaaggataggttcacaaaatttcaaatgtatcttaaaacaatagtcaggtgcccaaatgggcattaaaacaagtttttcatGCTGACCCAAAACactaataaatgtaaattttaatttttttttataggcattaaaaaaaaaagatcaaaatgtgttttattgtattcagtAGGCCATTGTAGAGGATATAATGAAGCCTTGTTCTGATCAGAAAATTATAACTAAACTTGAAACACCTGAACACTATTGGAAGGTTAAACCGTTTTATGTTCCCATCACACCAAAGTGATGTTTCCTTTTGCAAACAGACACTCATCATCACCACAGTTTGTGGTGAACCACAGTTCAGAAATGTTTCCAGTTCCTACACTATTGTTCCAGAAAAAGAAATTTGCGTTGCCAAATGGTAATTTTAAAATCcgatcactgttaaaaatatttccattctTTTGTGTTAATCAAAGAAACATCTTTAAACTCATTCGttcatgtaataataataataataataataataataataataataataacaataataataataataataataataataataataataataaaaatcccTGTCACTCTTCTCTAACTTATGGACACCACTGCCTTTTTCAGATTCTAcaataactgaccacatataCTTTCTTATGAAAAAAAGTcaattggtgtgtgtgtgtgcctgactgtgtgtctgactgtgtgtctgcctgtgtgtatgtgtgtgtatgtgtgtgtgtgtgtgtgtgtgtgtgtgtgtgtgtgtgtgtgtgtgtgttgtgagatGTGAGAAACAAAGAGCAAGAAAGCCGCAGCATACTTGACGCATTATCAAACTattctggggggggggggtgcgtGTGTGGGATCATATTTGCAGCATGCCACTCTACAACTGAATCCAATGCAATAGTCTTTCTTTgcatgaaacataattttaatatcattacacaatattattatactattttataggattttattactattatatagttttattgtaattattgttattcatgaAGGTTTGGCaacatttactgtgtatttcactgcacaaacaacccataattaCTACTAGGTGACACTCATCACCACAGTTTAGAAATGTTTCCAGTGAGAGAACATGAAGAGGAGAGCGAGAAAGAAAACGCAAAGGAACTTCACTAAaagatgtcttttttaaaaaaaaaaaaaggcattaaaaaaacaaaacaaaacaaaaagatcaaaatgtgttcagtgttcatgtgttttattgtattcagtAGGCCATTGTAGAGGATATAATGAAGCCTTGTTCTGATCAGAAAATAATAACTAAACTTGAAACACCTGAACACTATTGGAAGGTTAAACCATTTTATGTTCCCACCACACCAAAGTGATGTTTCATATTGCAAACAGACACTCATCACCACAGTTTGTCCTCAGTCACCCTCAGAAAAGTTTCCAGTTCCTACACTGTTGTCCCtcttaaaaacagaataagaaaTCTGCGTTGGAAGGTCATTTTAAAATCCgttcactgttaaaaatatttcCATCCTTTGGTGTTAATCAAATAAACATCTTTatcctcattcattcatataacaaaaaacaaaaataataatcccTGTCACACTTCTCAAAATTATTGACACCACTGCTTTTCAGATTCTACAATAACTGGCCGCTTATACTTTCctatgaaaaaaggagaaaagtcaattcagttttcaaaaataacatttcattttggtcAGTCACTCAATAAGTGTCGTCTCTgggcatggtgtgtgtgtgtgtgtgtgtgtgtgtgttgtgctagGTGTGTGGTGAGATGTGAGAAATAAAGCGAGAAAGCTGCAACCCATGTACTGCTATACTGCTGGGGGACAGGTGATGCATATGTCGAAGTGGTGTTGCATATGTCGAAGTGGTGTTGCATTGTACTGCAGTACTTTGTGtaaaaagaggcttaaaaagaGGAAGTCTGAAAACTTTATGTCTACTGGTGTTCTTTGTTAATCATCAGGATCAAAAACTAACTGTATAATGTATTAATTTCCACATgattgttcatattttatgttgtgttttatcactTTCTTTCTAGTTAGGATCTCATGGAGGTCAAAACTCTGACAGCACTTGTAGTATgtagaacaactttattgttagacCAATGACTTTCAGCTTGTTGCCTTCATCTGGGTCGTTAGTTAGGGTCTCATAACAAGGTTGTTCTTTGATGTAAATGAGagcatataaaaaataaacaatttaataGTCAATCATAGGTATTTTAATTGAACAAACATGGATGTGTTAGTGCAGTATTTCTTgatttctccttgttttttcctctaaaaaacaaagtgtagcTTAATACTGTGTTCTACTGAACATCAAAGAATGATATTTGAAGGTTGAGGTGCATGAAGAAATTGGGGTCGTATGTTAGAAGTAGTGATGCATTGTACTGCAGTACTTTGTGTAAAAAGAGGAAGTCTGAAATCTTTGCGTCTACTGGTGTGCTTTATTAATCACCAGGATCAACAACTAACCAcatgatttatttaatattctcatgattgttcatactgtatgtccagttttatcattcatgttattattttatataaatagtgATGTGAAATGTAGCTtgcaagaaataaaacaatttaatgcTCAATcatattgtggttttattgaAGGAATATCAATCTGTTGTCATTTCAATGTCATTTACagcttttacattaaaaattgttTATTCTTCCTGAGTTGTACAAGTtggttgagaaaaaaaagtgcaggatagaaataacaacatattttaagcTGTAGCTGCTGAAGAGCCTCaaagaaagagagtgatgaTGGCTGAGGATACCAGCAGGAGGATGGCACTGGGACCAGTAGGTATGGCATTGTTACACAAGTCCCCTTCACAGCAACTCATGGGGCTTGCACATGCATCACCACTGTGGCAGCCCATGGTGATTAAACCTGCAAGACATGATGGCAAACCCTCAATTTCAACAACAGCCCCCGGTCATTTAGTACAGAAATATATCAATTCAGACTCGATTTTCTCTTTTAACACTCAATATTATCTATATTTAGTAATACTATGTAAGAACAACTGACCAGTCTCATTCTTGGAGAAACAACGGTGTGATTTGTCATCACAGACTACGTCCTCTGTGCAGCTTTTAGGCTTAGCCATTTCACATTTGTAGCACTTTAATCCATGTGctgtacagaaatacaaatactgtcaAACACAATTCAAATACTTAAGATCTGAGGATCATCATGATACTGATTTCgacaaaaaagagggaaaaaaatcatcactTTAAACagatctttttgttttaaacattttatgtcCCCACctgtcaaaaaataatgtttcttATTGCAAGCAGACACTCATCACCACAGTTTAGTGCATTGTGTCCTCAATCACTCTCAGAAATGTTCCCAGTTAGAGAATTGGATGAGGAACTTGCTTATTATGAGTCCTTGTTAAGTTCCTACACTGTAGCTCCtctcaaaaaacagaaaaagaaatttgCGCTGCCAAATGGTAATTGTAAAATCcgatcactgttaaaaaatattttcatcgTTTTATGTTAATCAAATAAACATCTTTAATCTCATTgattcatataataataaacaaaaataatattccCTGTCACTCGTCTCTAAGTTACAGACACCACTTCATTTTTCAGATTCTACAATAATCTTTTaacattaatacatttcatttctgtgtaaCAACGTCCAACCAAAGCATGTGAATCATGAGCTTTTCTTACCTGTAGACAGAGTCAGAAACAGGATCAGAGCTCCATAAAGCTGCATCGTGAACAGATGTCAAACGTATGAGAGGAGAACTGGAGAGAAGATGTGAACTCTTCTAAAGTCTTCCTTTATCAGTCCAAcctgtcagttttatttcagaactttaacactttaatttcctcACAGTCTCCTCC of the Thunnus maccoyii chromosome 9, fThuMac1.1, whole genome shotgun sequence genome contains:
- the LOC121904550 gene encoding lymphocyte antigen 6G-like: MQLYGALILFLTLSTAHGLKCYKCEMAKPKSCTEDVVCDDKSHRCFSKNETGLITMGCHSGDACASPMSCCEGDLCNNAIPTGPSAILLLVSSAIITLFL